The Acetonema longum DSM 6540 region GACCACGGTAGCCTGATCCCCGGCCGTCAATGTCTTGGACTCCTGGAACACCGTGCCGTCTTTAATATCCACATCGAACAGGTGGACTTTGCGATGACGGGCCACTAGATTGCCCTGTTCGCCAAAAACAAAACTGGTGTTAAAGATTTTTTCATGCTCCCGCTCCGGAATCGACCCACCCACCAGCGTAATCCGATGTTTAGCGGCTGCTGCAGCCAATCTGCGAATCGTCGGCCCGTCAGGCCAGGTTTCGGCATATTCGGGGAAGAGCTCGGATTGATAGGGGCAGTTAAACATCTCCGGCAAAATGACCAGCCTGCACCCCTGACCGGCCGCCTGAGAGATCATGGCGTCGGCTTGATCCATATTCAACGACTTGTCATTCCGCACCGCCAGCTGACAGATCCCGATTTTTAGTTTTTCGCCGGTTGACACAGCATCTACCTCATTTCTTTAATGAAAGTGGGTTCCCGATTCCTGTGGCCATAAACCCGGGAACATCCCGAACGTTTACTTTCTGCCTGGTCTGATCATGAACAAGGGCATTCCCCTGAATACGGTCAATAAACAATACTCCTTCCAAGTGATCCATTTCATGTTGAATGCATCGGGCCAGAAAATCTTCACCTTCGAGAAAATATGATTGTCCCCGTCGGTTTATGGCCTTGATCTTTACGTATTGTGCCCGTTTTACAAACCCTGTATAATCCGGCAACGATAAACAAGCCTCCGGGCCAATCTGCTCCCCTTGCATCTCTATCATTTCGGGATTGATTAACTCAATCAATCCCTTTCCACAGTCCATTACTACAATCCTTTTCAGGCTGCCGATCTGAGGAGCCGCTAAACCTGCCCGGCCATCAGTTGCATATAGTGTATCAACTAGATCGCCAAGCAGGTTTAGCAGCTTTGAATCGATGCCAGTGACCGGTTTTGATATTTTTCTCAGAATAGGATCACCAAAAGGAAGTATTCGTCTTTCCGCCAAAATTTTATCACCTTTCTGTCCCATTAGGATGCACCTGCCAAAGGTGATGGCGTATGAACCCACAAGTCGTTGGGGGTGCACTCCAATGTTGTACATAATGCATCCAAGGTATCAGCTTTCATCTGTTTTGGTTCACCAGTAAGCAAGGCACTGATAGACGGAGGAGATAAACGATAACCAGCCTTCTCTTGCAACAAACGGGCCAATGCCGCTCCGGTCCAGATACCTCTGTCAGCCATTATTTTTCGCAACGACCATACGAGCAATTATGATCACTCCAATTTATTAGTTAACACTTTAAAAAATAAGGTAACAACTAATGTAAAATATATAATAGATGATTCAAAAATGCAAGTTATCTTTGCCGCATTAGGCTGGGTTTTACAGCGAACTTCCATAAATATACAATGTAAAAAATGTACTCAATTATTGTATTTATATGCTACACTATAAATATCGTAATAAATTCTATAAATTGATAATTAACAAGGGAGGAACTACTACATGATTTGGTTAGGCGGAATAATAGTTGTACTTACGTTTTATGCCATTATTAAACGCTGGGAAACGCGGATGGTCTTATTTGCATCCGGCTTAGTCATGGCGGCAATTGCCGGTAAAGTTCCGGATGTAATTGACGCTTTTGCCAAAGCAATGATTAATGGCGGTTTGGTGCCTGTTATTTGTACTGTTATGGGTTTCGCTTTTGTTATGAAATATACCGGTTGTGACAAGCACATGGTTCAATTTTTGACCGGTGGGATTACCCGTATGCAGGCTATTCTGATTCCGGCAAGTGTTATGATAACTTTTGCTATTAATATTGCGTTGCCTAGCGCAGCAGGTTGTTCAGCTGCTGTTGGCGCTATTTTAATCCCGACCCTGATAAAAGCCGGTGTTCATCCGGCAATTGCCGGCAGCGCCATATTGGCGGGAACTTATGGCGGAACCTTAAGCCCGGGGTCAGCCCATCCGCCTTTTATTGCCAAGCTGGCCGGGACGGATGTCATGAGCGTCATTGCCGGTCACACAGTAGCCGCGATCCTTTGCGGTCTGATCGGCGCGATTGTGCTTCTGGTCGTTGCGATAGTGCGCAAAGAGAATAAAGGCTGTAACATCGGAGAATCGGAAGCGGCTGCCGATACATCGGAAAAACTCCAGGTCAACTATATTAAAGCAATCGTGCCAATAGTGCCTTTGGCTTTGTTGGTGCTGGGAAGCAAGCAGATCAATGTGCTGCCGGCTGTCTCAGTGCCCGAGGCTATGATCTTTGGCACCATTTTAGGATTAATTGTTTGCCGCTGCAATCCTCAGACCATTTCCAAAGAATTCTTCAACGGTATGGGTGAGGCCTATGGCAGTGTCATTGGTATTATTATCGCCGCAGCCGTATTTACTAAAGGTATGGAACTGATTGGACTGACCGGCTCGTTGATTGAGGTTATGAAACACTCAGAACAAATCGCCCGGTTTGCCGCTGCGTTTGGCCCTATGATTGTCGCGATTTTATCCGGTTCAGGCGATGCTGCCACACTGGCCTTCAACGGTGCGATTACGCCTCACGCTCAGGATTTTGGCTTTGGCATATCACAAATGGGCTCAGCCGCCTTTTTAAGCGGTTCATTTGGCAGAAGCATGTCGCCGGTTGCCGGAGCGGCTATTGTTTGTGCTCAGTTAGCAGGAGTTGATCCTATCGAACTCGCTAAACGCAATGCACCGGGAATGATTCTTGCCGCGATTGCCGGCATGCTGCTGCTTTTGTAAATAGGGTGATCGTCCACTTAGCTGATTTACGCAGAACCCAGGCTGCAATTATTGTGCGAACTGATTGCAGAACTGGCTGCGAAAGCTGGACACTAAAATACAGGTAACAAATCGGGATAATGTATAATCGGGGATGTTCCTTTTGGGCAACATAGTTGCGACGAAAAAGGGACATCCCCGGTTTGCTCTGCCGCACCTGGATGCCCTGTCTAGCGGATTCGGCGTCTCCCTTTACGAATGCTATCAGACGCGTCATAATAATTTTCTCGGCCTTTTTACAGGTTTCTGATTTTGATAGATTTCTACTTCCAGAAAAAGTCGTTCAATAATAATCCTGTTGACCATTGTATTGATTTGTTCGGCAGCCGCGTCAACTCCCTTTTCCAGCGAGAGCAGCAGTGCATTTGCCTGTTCTTTTGACATCGGCGGTACAACCAAATCAAAGGCTGGATTAAACCATATGTTAAGATAATTGTCGATAAAAAACATCATCCGTTCCGCTACGGCCTCAATACTGTCAGGATCGTCCATCATCTCGGCCAGATATTTGCGTATCAGCCCTTCTAATGCCTCCGGACCCTGTCCGGACTGTGCCGGAAAGCGCGTTATTTTTGCCATCAAGACCAATCCTCCTGTGCGCGGCAGCTAAATGTATTCTCTATATTATCCCCACGTATTCTTGGAATCGGATTTAGGATTGCCGCCGCGGGGACTAAAAATTTTGATGCAAAAAAAATCACTAACTGTCTCGTTAGTGATTTCAGCAATAAAATCGTATGGATATTGCAGTTTACGCCTGCTTAACGCACCGCCGCAAAAAATCCGACGCCACCCCGGCCATAACCCGGTACCCGGCTTCATTCGGATGAACGCCGTCGAAATACAGTCCTTCTCTGATTCCATCCCCGGCCGGATTGAGCATTGCCGAATAAAAGTCAATCAAGCCAATACCATTAGCTGCTGTATACCGGCGCAACAATTGGCGGTACTGCCCCAGCAGAGCTTCTTCCGCAAAATTACTACAGGGAGTCGGCAGCCCAATCCATGGCACAATACCGCTTTCCCCGGCCATCCGCGCCATTTTCCCGACATTATCCAATACTTCATTGGGGATAACCCCTTCGAATGCGTCATTCGCCCCGCCCAGGATAATTACATGCGACGGTTGCCGGGAAATCACATCCAAAGCGAAACGTTCCAGCATTCCCCAGGTAGTATCACCATTCATCCCTTTGTTCAGCATGGCTATGTCCAGTTCGTCGGAAACCAGGCGAACCCAGGAGAACTCCGGCAAATAGGGGAAGCCATAGGTAATGGAATCACCCAATGCCACGATTTTCATACATCCATCCTCCCCAAGATGAACCAAAGCGGAGCCAGTATGCAATAGGATAGCTGACTTTTTATGAAGGTGATTGCTTTATTGATTTCAGGAATTACTCCCAGTTCACCGGTCTTATTTTTATTCCTGTAATAACTGAATAACTTAGCGCCGTCCAATTTGCCCTCTGAGAATAGAGCATCATTCGATGTATCTGTCAGCCAGCGATAGCGCGGGAAAATATGAAAGTGCAAATGGCTTGTCTCCTCTCCCAGGCTCAATATATACACCTTCTCAACATCCGGCAGCCTGTAAAGAATACTCACCGTATTTTTCATTCCCTTTGTCATTGCCATCAGCTCTGCATCGACTAACTCCTGATACTGAGTGACATGCCTAATCGGTGAAATGATTAGATACCCTGGTATATTGACATCCAGACAATGATGTATGATGATCCTGTCATTTTTGTAAATCAGTCCTCCCGGCGGGGTTTCCTTCCCTTCTGCAATACTGCAGGTTATGCACATAGCCCCAACTCCTTGTTAAACATTATACCCCGATTTCAGACACCCCTATTGCTCAATGCCAAGCGCTGCAAACAGGCTGGCCACGAGGGCGCCGTTGAGCAAAACAGAGTTTTGTTCAACCAGTCTAAATGTATCGCGTTTAATTGGCTGATGCGAAAAATGCGCGGATGTTCCTGTTGACTTCCGGCATAATACTATGCTCAGCCACCCAACCGATTCATAAGCTTAATGAGGGATTTTAGCTTTTCTTCATTGATTCCCCCATAGGCGGAGCTGTTATCACGAATCGCCGTTCCAAAATGATATTCAGGCGCCCCGGTTTCTGTAACAATCCGCCCGATATTTTCAAAATTCAGCCCGCCGCCTACTAAGACGCGGATCTTCCCGGCATTCTCCACCATTTCTTTTATGACGGCCAGATTTTCTTGTATATCACCTTTACCACCTGATGTCAGTACCGTTGTGATCTCTGGATACTCAGCCAATACCTTTATGCCTTTTACCGGGTTTCTAAGTTCGTCAATCGCCCGGTGAAACGTGACATCCAACCCACTGCAAGTTTCCAGCAACTCGGCTAAAGACTTCTCGTCAACCGCATTATTTTCATCCAGAACCCCAAGGACCACGCCATTTGCCTTGAGTTGTCGGGCTATTTTAATATCTTCTTTCATTATATTTAGTTCGGCTTCTGTATAAACAAAGGACTTGGCGTGCGGCCGGATCATTACATTAACGGGAATCCTGACGCTTTCCACCACTGTTTTGATCAGTCCGTAACTTGGGGTAAGGCCCCCCTCGGACATAGCACTGATCAGTTCGATTCGGCTGGCACCGAAAGCCTCTATCCTTTTGGCGTCTTCGATTGTTGTCGCTATAATTTCAATCATTGCTCAGTTCTCTCCATACCAACAAGCCACTCGCCCATTCGCCCGGCTTCTGCCACCACTTCGGTTTGCGCGTGAAAATCCTCTGGCTTATGTGTTCCGCCAACGATAATGATTTTATAAGCACCAAAGCCGAGGAACAAAAGATTCTTGCCCATGTGCTCAAAATAGTGGCGGAACATAGACGTATCCGGCCTGGCCTGTGTTACCGCCAGCAGAACTTTCTTGCCAGGAGCTAAGTAACTGGAATAGTCGGGTTTTATATATGGATATAAACGATCAACCACCTGTTTCAATTGTGCCGTCATCTGCCACATGTAGACCGGTGTGGCAAAGACAATACCGCTGGCAGCATCAATCTCATCATACAATTCTTGCATATTATCCTGCAAGCTGCAGCGATGCTCTTTGCCTCTACAGGCATAACAACTCTGACAGCCTTTAATATTCATACCATTAAGGTAATAGGATTTAATTTCAGCCCCCCGGCCAGCTGCCGCCTTACTGACAACTTCCGTCAGTGCAGCAGTTGTGCCTTGCTTACGAGGACTGCCATTCAGAATAATGATTTTCTTCATACTTATCCCCCCGCCTTCGGCCTATTCTCAGCCGTTTTTCCAGCATCATCCCGATAGCGGACAGGCCCGCACTGCACAAAAATGATTGGATAATGTCCATCCTTCCTAATTGGAGTAGCAGCCAAGCTGTACTTAGGGAAAGATCTCCACCGGAGTCCCTATTGTGAGATACTCTTTAAGAATCAATATGTCGGCATCGCTGACCGCTACACACCCTTGCGTCCAGTCCCACAAACTACCGCCCCCATGAATACCCACTTCACCGCCTAAAGGGGTCTTCCATAAAGGAATTCCGCCCATTTGAGCAGCGGACACAATCTGTTGATATTCTGATGAAGAAATCAGCCCTTGTTTTAATCCCCGTTCCGCATCTTTGACATTTGGATAATTTAGACCATAGAAATAGACATATGGAGTCTTATCATTGATATAGCAGATAACAAAATTGCCTTCCGGCGTTTTGCCGTCTCCTTCTTTTTCCTTATTTCCCACTGGAGCGAATCCTCTGGCGATCCGGAAAATGCCAATAATATTTCCATCACCATACAGCATAAGTCTTCGCTCGGATTTATATATTTTTACTTCTATTTGCTTTGGCTGCCTGTTTGTTTGATGCAATAAACCGGGAAAAGCAGAAGTATGCAGTTGAAACGGGGGAAAGCCGCGCCATACTGCAAAAGCCAAAACAAAAATAACGATCAAAACAATTAGGATGGCTAACCGATTATATCGCATGATCAAAATTCCTCTTAATATTTTTCCAACTGCAAGGTGTTCATAAATTCTTCAATCCGCTTATAGTGGTTTCACTGCCACCACTATTTCCTCATCGTTTGAACCCAATATTTTCTGTGACACGAAACAAATTGCCAATGAATGTAAAGTTCATGTGGAATAATTCACCTGCTAAAACAGATTTCTGTTATCATACCATAATCTGCGCTCTCTATAAAGCCAAATTACTGTGCAAATAAAAAGTTCCTGCAAACATCAAATTGCAGGAACTCTGCTGCTCTATACCGTTTTGTTCGCATAACAATCTATTTTCGCCATTACCAAGGGGATGATTCCTTCTAACTGATTTCAGCAGCCATACGTCATTCCGTCTGGTGCCGCTCAGCCATATTATTCTATGCATTCCGCCTATACCCTACCTGCCCTTTTCATCCTTTTTCCAATTACAGTTAACCCGATAGCAACCGTCATCAGCCCCATCAGCACTGCACTAACCAGCAATGACATCTTTACATTGAAATATTGTTTGCACAGACTGGCCAGTACAAAGGACAGAATGCCGCCGGAGGCGCCAATGGTGACAAAAAAGGTCATCAAGCGGCTTGAAACTGTTTTCAGTTGGGATGTACCGTAGGAAACGATGGATGCATATACTCCGGAGTAGCCCAGCCCCATGAATGCAATCCAGAAATAGATCTCCCATATGCTATCGGAATGCAGCAGCATGGCATAGAAAAATACCGCCAGTAAGGAACCGCCCAAAATATACTGCTCAATAGGAAAGATCGTAACAAGATACGTGGACAGCAGCCGGCCGACTGCAATGAATATCCAAAAACTGACAGGGAAAAACCGGCCTGAGCTATATCCAAAGCCAGGGAATCAGTCAGATACACAATAAATCCAGTAGGTAAAAATCATTTCAGACAGAACATAACATAGTAATCCGAAGCCGATCAGATATATTTTTACGCCCCAGGGCTGGGAACATTCGCCGGAAAGGACCGGCTGCTGCCGGGAAATCAGCGAAAAGGGGGCAGACACCAGTCCATAGCATATTGCCGCCACCAGCACCAGCGTCAGTTGATATAGAGCTTCCCAGGTTACCTGGAAATATAACAGGAAACCGGCTAGCGCCGGCGAGAAGACGGCGCCGCAGCTATAGAAAAAATTCAGCAGATTCAGTTTGGCGGTCCTCTGTTCGTCCCGGTAGAGAGAAACCATGGTATAATTGCCGATCGAGCAAAGAATTCCCAGACCCAAGCCATAGGTTAGGATAAAGCAGGAAAAAATGACTAAATTCGGCGACAGCAAGGTAGTGCCGCCAATGCCGGCACATATCAAAACAAGGCCGGCTATCATATCCTTCTGTAAATTGACCCGGTCCAGCAGGCAGCCATTTCCTAAAATAGCCAGGCTGTTACCCAAAGTAAACAATGCAAAAACATACCCGACCATGTAGGTGTCCACCTGATATTTTCCGGCAATCTCAAGCGGTACAACCCCGGCCAGGCTAAAAGTGACACCCAGAAAGAAAAAATTAAAATAGGCCAGCCTGTTAATATGTTGCAAAATAGCACCTCTGGCGCCTTGCTTTTAGGCGGCTTAATATACGAAAATTATTCAGCCATAAGCATGGGAAGCAAATCCTGAACGGAGGCAGCCATAGCCTTGGGATTGGCCTCCCGGAGTTCTTCCGGGCTGCCATAGCCGAATGCCGCTGCAATGCAGCAGATCCCGTTTTTCCTCGCTCCGATCACATCATGTTTCCGGTCACCGACCATAATGATTCTACCCTTGGGAATGTCAAGACATTCCATCAGCGCGAAGGCAATCACTTCGTCTTTGTCAACTCTGGTTCCGTCCAGGTTACTGCCGGCAATCCGGCTGAAATAATGGGCCAGCTGAAAATGCTGCAAAATCTTTTCAGCAAAAACCGTGGGTTTTGATGTGGCAACTATCAGGGTTTTGCCGGCTTGTTTCAAATTAGCCAATAGTTCCGGTATCCCGTCAAAAACCGCATTTTCATACAGACCCTTTTCAGTAAAATATTCCCGGTAGTACTCTACCGCTTTTTTGGCATCTGCCTCACTCAGGCGATAAAACACCTGAAAAGACTCGCTCAGCGGCGGGCCGATAAACGGGATAAGAGAATCTAAATCCGCAACATGGATGTCAAACTTGGCCAGGGCATACTGCACGCTCCGGGTAATACCCGGCTTAGGGTCAGTTAAAGTTCCGTCCAGGTCAAATAAGATCACGTCATACATGTTCAACGGCCCCTTGTTAATTTTGGGCGAAGCGAATCGTCCCCGGCTCCATATATTCGATGGCTGCCAGGGTCTCAATCCGGATGCCGGCAGCTCTCAGTTTTTTGCCGCCCTCTTGAAAGCGTTTTTCGATGACAATACCGGCACCGGCTAACTTGGCGCCGGATTGACGGACAATACTGACCATGCCGTTGAGCGCTTCACCGTGAGCCAGAAAATCATCGATAATTAAGATCACATCATCTTTAACGAGAAATTTGGCAGCAACAGAAATCTGCACCGCTTCTTTACGGGTAAAGGAAAAAACATCAGCCAGGTAGGTCTCGCTGTCCTGAGTGACGGCCGGTTTCTTCTTGGCGAAAACTACCGGTACTCCCAGTTTTAATCCCGCCGCCATGGCTACGGCGATACCGGAAGACTCCACCGTAAGAATTTTAGTCACCCCATCCTGGGTAAACTTATCGGCCAACGTCTCACCCATGCGCATGATAAAGGCAGGGTCAATCTGATGATTCAAAAATGAGTCCACTTTCAAAGTCTGCGTTCCGATTACCTGTCCGTCAATACGGATCCGATCCTGCAATTCTTTCATAAAGTCCTCCACATATACTTGCTTTAACGGTCTTCACGATTATACGGCAGTCCCAGCGCTCCAGGCGCCGTCAGCCTGCCGCCCTGGCGGGCCATAACTATCACCAAGACAATAATAGTAAATAAATAAGGAAGC contains the following coding sequences:
- a CDS encoding flavodoxin family protein, giving the protein MKKIIILNGSPRKQGTTAALTEVVSKAAAGRGAEIKSYYLNGMNIKGCQSCYACRGKEHRCSLQDNMQELYDEIDAASGIVFATPVYMWQMTAQLKQVVDRLYPYIKPDYSSYLAPGKKVLLAVTQARPDTSMFRHYFEHMGKNLLFLGFGAYKIIIVGGTHKPEDFHAQTEVVAEAGRMGEWLVGMERTEQ
- a CDS encoding copper homeostasis protein CutC: MIEIIATTIEDAKRIEAFGASRIELISAMSEGGLTPSYGLIKTVVESVRIPVNVMIRPHAKSFVYTEAELNIMKEDIKIARQLKANGVVLGVLDENNAVDEKSLAELLETCSGLDVTFHRAIDELRNPVKGIKVLAEYPEITTVLTSGGKGDIQENLAVIKEMVENAGKIRVLVGGGLNFENIGRIVTETGAPEYHFGTAIRDNSSAYGGINEEKLKSLIKLMNRLGG
- a CDS encoding L,D-transpeptidase family protein, whose translation is MRYNRLAILIVLIVIFVLAFAVWRGFPPFQLHTSAFPGLLHQTNRQPKQIEVKIYKSERRLMLYGDGNIIGIFRIARGFAPVGNKEKEGDGKTPEGNFVICYINDKTPYVYFYGLNYPNVKDAERGLKQGLISSSEYQQIVSAAQMGGIPLWKTPLGGEVGIHGGGSLWDWTQGCVAVSDADILILKEYLTIGTPVEIFP
- the dcuC gene encoding C4-dicarboxylate transporter DcuC, coding for MIWLGGIIVVLTFYAIIKRWETRMVLFASGLVMAAIAGKVPDVIDAFAKAMINGGLVPVICTVMGFAFVMKYTGCDKHMVQFLTGGITRMQAILIPASVMITFAINIALPSAAGCSAAVGAILIPTLIKAGVHPAIAGSAILAGTYGGTLSPGSAHPPFIAKLAGTDVMSVIAGHTVAAILCGLIGAIVLLVVAIVRKENKGCNIGESEAAADTSEKLQVNYIKAIVPIVPLALLVLGSKQINVLPAVSVPEAMIFGTILGLIVCRCNPQTISKEFFNGMGEAYGSVIGIIIAAAVFTKGMELIGLTGSLIEVMKHSEQIARFAAAFGPMIVAILSGSGDAATLAFNGAITPHAQDFGFGISQMGSAAFLSGSFGRSMSPVAGAAIVCAQLAGVDPIELAKRNAPGMILAAIAGMLLLL
- a CDS encoding xanthine phosphoribosyltransferase, coding for MKELQDRIRIDGQVIGTQTLKVDSFLNHQIDPAFIMRMGETLADKFTQDGVTKILTVESSGIAVAMAAGLKLGVPVVFAKKKPAVTQDSETYLADVFSFTRKEAVQISVAAKFLVKDDVILIIDDFLAHGEALNGMVSIVRQSGAKLAGAGIVIEKRFQEGGKKLRAAGIRIETLAAIEYMEPGTIRFAQN
- a CDS encoding SGNH/GDSL hydrolase family protein is translated as MKIVALGDSITYGFPYLPEFSWVRLVSDELDIAMLNKGMNGDTTWGMLERFALDVISRQPSHVIILGGANDAFEGVIPNEVLDNVGKMARMAGESGIVPWIGLPTPCSNFAEEALLGQYRQLLRRYTAANGIGLIDFYSAMLNPAGDGIREGLYFDGVHPNEAGYRVMAGVASDFLRRCVKQA
- a CDS encoding MFS transporter, translating into MQHINRLAYFNFFFLGVTFSLAGVVPLEIAGKYQVDTYMVGYVFALFTLGNSLAILGNGCLLDRVNLQKDMIAGLVLICAGIGGTTLLSPNLVIFSCFILTYGLGLGILCSIGNYTMVSLYRDEQRTAKLNLLNFFYSCGAVFSPALAGFLLYFQVTWEALYQLTLVLVAAICYGLVSAPFSLISRQQPVLSGECSQPWGVKIYLIGFGLLCYVLSEMIFTYWIYCVSD
- a CDS encoding carbon-nitrogen hydrolase family protein, with protein sequence MSTGEKLKIGICQLAVRNDKSLNMDQADAMISQAAGQGCRLVILPEMFNCPYQSELFPEYAETWPDGPTIRRLAAAAAKHRITLVGGSIPEREHEKIFNTSFVFGEQGNLVARHRKVHLFDVDIKDGTVFQESKTLTAGDQATVVTVGDLTFGVAICYDIRFQAFARTMMLQGAKLLIYPAAFGPVTGPAHWELLMRSRAIDNQVFIVGAAPAKTPGAEYQAYGHSMAVDPWGNILVRAEEDEAVLSCELDFSFLEKVRSELPILQHWRDEFYKE
- a CDS encoding HAD family hydrolase encodes the protein MYDVILFDLDGTLTDPKPGITRSVQYALAKFDIHVADLDSLIPFIGPPLSESFQVFYRLSEADAKKAVEYYREYFTEKGLYENAVFDGIPELLANLKQAGKTLIVATSKPTVFAEKILQHFQLAHYFSRIAGSNLDGTRVDKDEVIAFALMECLDIPKGRIIMVGDRKHDVIGARKNGICCIAAAFGYGSPEELREANPKAMAASVQDLLPMLMAE
- a CDS encoding HIT family protein, translated to MCITCSIAEGKETPPGGLIYKNDRIIIHHCLDVNIPGYLIISPIRHVTQYQELVDAELMAMTKGMKNTVSILYRLPDVEKVYILSLGEETSHLHFHIFPRYRWLTDTSNDALFSEGKLDGAKLFSYYRNKNKTGELGVIPEINKAITFIKSQLSYCILAPLWFILGRMDV